The proteins below are encoded in one region of Helianthus annuus cultivar XRQ/B chromosome 2, HanXRQr2.0-SUNRISE, whole genome shotgun sequence:
- the LOC110897643 gene encoding stemmadenine O-acetyltransferase: MAFKVEITATQIIKPSSPTPDQLKTHNLSLLDQLSPLVYPPIIFFYEAKQDSDLRPQLKTSLSRALSSFYPYAGRVNEDVFVECNDAGIPYSEAFVDCSLADVLKEYDLSLMSQFVPLTEESVTFDPTIPLLVQVTLFKCGGIAIGACSSHKVGDAANFFTFIREWANVSLTDNPVLVPEFNISSLFPRLGFLNFDTGIKISMTEKLVRKRFVLSSSSISSLKAQAAPCSRVQAVTSLIWKCTMNAVRKSNKPNITSSIAMTLVNMRGRFNPPLPPTSFGNFVGSFLADKSFNNENDIELRGLAGQLRQGFKDFCDVYMKQVQDPKDGIIGILNYSKMIGEKLQRNGTEVFTFSSWCGFPLYEIDFGWGNPRWISVTNTPFRNGIMMMDTKEGNGIEVWVTLEEDVMGIFEQDHDLLTYCYPKSCDSGN, from the coding sequence ATGGCATTCAAGGTCGAGATAACGGCGACTCAAATCATTAAACCATCAAGCCCCACTCCCGACCAGCTGAAAACCCACAACTTATCGCTTTTAGACCAACTATCCCCGTTGGTCTACCCGCCAATAATATTCTTTTATGAAGCAAAGCAAGATTCGGACCTGAGACCTCAGCTCAAGACGTCACTGTCTAGAGCCTTGTCTTCTTTTTATCCATACGCGGGGCGTGTGAATGAAGATGTTTTTGTCGAGTGCAACGACGCTGGAATCCCATATTCTGAGGCTTTCGTTGATTGTTCGTTAGCGGATGTGCTTAAAGAGTATGATTTGAGTTTGATGAGTCAATTTGTGCCTCTAACTGAGGAATCGGTGACTTTCGATCCCACTATTCCGTTGTTGGTCCAGGTGACCTTGTTTAAATGCGGTGGAATCGCGATTGGTGCGTGTTCTTCGCACAAGGTCGGCGATGCGGCCAATTTTTTCACGTTTATTCGCGAATGGGCGAATGTTTCATTAACCGATAACCCGGTTTTGGTCCCCGAGTTCAATATCTCATCGCTATTCCCACGGCTCGGTTTTTTAAATTTCGACACGGGAATCAAGATTTCGATGACCGAAAAGCTCGTTCGAAAGAGGTTTGTTTTAAGCTCATCGAGCATATCATCGCTTAAGGCACAAGCAGCCCCTTGTTCGCGCGTTCAAGCCGTTACATCCCTCATTTGGAAATGTACGATGAACGCGGTTAGGAAGTCAAATAAGCCAAACATAACGTCGTCTATAGCAATGACTCTTGTGAACATGCGGGGCCGGTTCAACCCGCCACTACCACCAACCTCTTTCGGCAACTTTGTGGGGTCTTTTCTCGCCGATAAAAGTTTTAACAACGAAAATGACATCGAGTTGCGTGGTTTGGCGGGCCAGCTGAGACAAGGGTTTAAAGATTTTTgtgatgtttacatgaaacaagtTCAAGATCCCAAAGACGGGATCATTGGGATCTTGAACTACAGTAAAATGATTGGTGAAAAGTTGCAAAGAAACGGAACCGAAGTGTTCACATTTAGTAGTTGGTGTGGATTCCCATTGTATGAGATTGATTTTGGGTGGGGGAATCCAAGGTGGATTAGTGTTACAAACACACCATTCAGGAATGGAATCATGATGATGGATACTAAAGAAGGGAATGGAATTGAAGTTTGGGTCACTTTGGAGGAAGATGTCATGGGTATCTTTGAACAAGACCATGACTTGTTGACTTATTGTTATCCTAAGTCATGTGACAGTGGAAACTAA
- the LOC110923694 gene encoding light-harvesting complex-like protein OHP1, chloroplastic isoform X2, translating to MATISSSFLQTPYQQSSHLFKPHQISTKRAVFFKVQAAKLPAGVELPKSQPKFQAPFLGFTKTAEIWNSRACMIGLIGTFIVELILNKGILEIIGVEIGKGLDIPL from the exons ATGGCTACCATCTCATCATCTTTCCTACAAACACCATATCAACAATCTTCCCACTTGTTTAAACCCCACCAAATTTCCACTAAAAGAGCAGTCTTCTTCAAGGTTCAAGCTGCCAAGCTTCCTGCTGGG GTTGAATTGCCAAAATCACAGCCCAAATTTCAAGCACCATTTCTTGGATTTACTAAAACTGCTGAGATATGGAACTCTAGAGCTTGCATGATCGGTCTCATCGGCACTTTCATCGTCGAACTG ATCTTGAACAAAGGCATACTTGAGATAATCGGGGTGGAAATTGGAAAAGGTCTTGATATACCCCTTTGA
- the LOC110923694 gene encoding uncharacterized protein LOC110923694 isoform X1, translated as MATISSSFLQTPYQQSSHLFKPHQISTKRAVFFKVQAAKLPAGVELPKSQPKFQAPFLGFTKTAEIWNSRACMIGLIGTFIVELGLFSFIRFSPARATSVAHPLSPSSATGGKTVGSITSLTISPNSATNVFVLRP; from the exons ATGGCTACCATCTCATCATCTTTCCTACAAACACCATATCAACAATCTTCCCACTTGTTTAAACCCCACCAAATTTCCACTAAAAGAGCAGTCTTCTTCAAGGTTCAAGCTGCCAAGCTTCCTGCTGGG GTTGAATTGCCAAAATCACAGCCCAAATTTCAAGCACCATTTCTTGGATTTACTAAAACTGCTGAGATATGGAACTCTAGAGCTTGCATGATCGGTCTCATCGGCACTTTCATCGTCGAACTG GGGCTTTTCTCTTTCATCCGTTTCTCTCCTGCCCGGGCCACCTCAGTTGCCCACCCTTTATCCCCATCTTCTGCAACAGGCGGCAAAACAGTGGGCTCCATCACCTCTCTCACAATCTCCCCTAACTCTGCAACAAACGTCTTTGTTCTCCGTCCTTAG